A genome region from Nicotiana tabacum cultivar K326 chromosome 13, ASM71507v2, whole genome shotgun sequence includes the following:
- the LOC107763626 gene encoding uncharacterized protein LOC107763626 encodes MAMEDSTSEEKSNGEVIIDETKEDSTNFNKSKGMNIQENEKGVTLFDIFNRFVSAIFSSDNNNNDPLIQRIKVAISENVPLIHQASKNTAHNVYSWTRKGSPLRALLVVSVGTIALLALTGLLVFMLFFVAATVNAIVISLLMSLAAAGGFLALFFACLTAIYIGALSVTVFVISTTTIISIIAVIVATGWIGFFWAIWLATKKSASLAKHSLNVTGSALSAYSSARHFQHNHDA; translated from the exons ATGGCTATGGAGGATTCAACTAGTGAAGAAAAATCAAATGGAGAAGTAATTATAGATGAAACTAAGGAGGATTCAACAAATTTCAATAAATCAAAAGGGATGaatattcaagaaaatgaaaaaggggttactctttttgatattttcaacCGTTTTGTGtctgcaattttctcttctgataataataataatgatccTTTAATTCAGAGGATTAAAGTGGCTATTTCTGAAAATGTTCCTTTGATACATCAAGCTTCAAAGAATACTGCTCATAATGTTTATTCTTGGACTCGCAAAGGAAGCCCTCTACGTGCCCTCCTTGTTGTTTCT GTGGGGACGATTGCTCTTCTTGCTTTGACAGGATTGCTAGTCTTTATGCTGTTCTTTGTCGCGGCAACTGTCAATGCCATTGTGATCTCTCTTCTCATGTCATTAGCGGCTGCAGGAGGATTCTTGGCTCTTTTCTTTGCCTGCCTAACTGCTATTTATATTGGGGCTCTGTCAGTTACTGTATTTGTCATTTCCACTACGACAATTATATCAATTATTGCTGTGATTGTGGCTACAG GTTGGATTGGATTCTTTTGGGCAATATGGCTGGCAACAAAGAAAAGTGCAAGTCTTGCCAAGCACTCGTTGAATGTGACAGGATCAGCACTATCGGCTTATTCTTCCGCCAGACATTTCCAGCACAACCACGACGCCTGA